In the genome of Streptomyces globosus, one region contains:
- a CDS encoding bifunctional salicylyl-CoA 5-hydroxylase/oxidoreductase, whose product MPLGNTLDVAVIGGGPGGLYAAALLARQGHRVQVWERNAPDDTFGFGVVLSDETLGGIERADTDVYEALGAEFVRWDDIDIVHRGRLHTSGGHGFAALGRRRLLHVLHARCTALGVTLRFRTPAPPADALAASHDLVVAADGVHSATRQSAAEHFRPTLTSGRCRYIWLAADFAFDAFRFEIAETEHGVMQLHAYPYAPDASTVIVEMREEVWRAAGLDLCDEAESADRCAKAFSEALRGRPLRGNRSAWTGFRTVVNERWSHGNTVLLGDAAHTAHFSIGSGTKLAVEDALALAEAVAAEPDVPAALAAYEAARRPAVASTQRAAAASMRWFEELAGYVDQPDRQFAFNLLTRSRRVTHGNLRLRDERFTRAVERDFGCPDDRTPPMFTPLTLRGLTLRNRVVVSPMDMYSAADGDGLPGDFHLVHLGARALGGAGLVMTEMVCVSPQGRITPGCTGLYTDAQAAAWRRIADFVHTSAPGTALGVQLGHSGRKGSTRLMWEGMDDPLPEGNWPVAAASPLPYRPGVSQVPRALDRRDLAGIRADFAAAAARAADCGFDLLELHCAHGYLLSGFLSPLANHREDAYGGPLENRLRFPLEVFDAVREVWPGDRPMTVRLSATDWAPGGTTAEDAVRIAAAFAAHGADAIDVSTGQVVPDEAPEFGRSYQTPYADRIRNALGVPVIAVGAISSWDDVNSLLLAGRADLCALGRPHLYDPHWTLHAAADQEYAGPAAPWPAPYRAGSRKPPTGKG is encoded by the coding sequence GTGCCCCTCGGGAACACACTCGACGTCGCGGTGATCGGCGGGGGACCGGGGGGCCTGTACGCGGCCGCCCTGCTGGCCCGGCAGGGCCACCGGGTGCAGGTGTGGGAGCGCAATGCCCCCGACGACACCTTCGGCTTCGGCGTCGTCCTCTCCGACGAGACCCTCGGCGGCATCGAACGCGCCGACACCGACGTCTACGAGGCCCTCGGTGCCGAGTTCGTCCGCTGGGACGACATCGACATCGTCCACCGCGGCCGCCTGCACACCTCGGGCGGCCACGGCTTCGCCGCCCTCGGCCGGCGCCGCCTCCTGCACGTCCTGCACGCACGCTGCACCGCCCTCGGCGTCACGCTCCGCTTCCGCACCCCCGCCCCGCCCGCCGACGCCCTCGCCGCCTCCCACGACCTGGTCGTCGCCGCCGACGGCGTCCACAGCGCCACCAGGCAGAGCGCCGCCGAGCACTTCCGGCCCACCCTCACCAGCGGCCGCTGCCGCTACATCTGGCTCGCCGCCGACTTCGCCTTCGACGCCTTCCGCTTCGAGATCGCCGAGACCGAGCACGGCGTCATGCAGCTCCACGCCTACCCCTACGCGCCGGACGCCTCCACCGTCATCGTCGAGATGCGGGAGGAGGTCTGGCGGGCCGCCGGCCTCGACCTGTGCGACGAGGCCGAATCCGCCGACCGCTGCGCCAAGGCCTTCTCCGAGGCACTGCGCGGCCGGCCACTGCGCGGCAACCGGTCCGCCTGGACCGGCTTCCGGACCGTCGTCAACGAGCGCTGGTCCCACGGCAACACCGTCCTCCTCGGCGACGCCGCCCACACCGCGCACTTCTCCATCGGCTCCGGCACCAAACTGGCCGTCGAGGACGCCCTCGCCCTCGCCGAGGCGGTCGCCGCCGAGCCGGACGTCCCCGCCGCCCTCGCCGCGTACGAGGCCGCCCGCCGCCCCGCCGTCGCCTCCACCCAGCGGGCCGCGGCCGCCAGCATGCGCTGGTTCGAGGAACTCGCCGGATACGTCGACCAGCCCGACCGGCAGTTCGCGTTCAACCTGCTCACCCGCAGCCGCCGCGTCACCCACGGAAACCTGCGCCTGCGCGACGAGCGCTTCACCCGCGCCGTCGAACGCGACTTCGGCTGCCCCGACGACCGCACCCCGCCCATGTTCACCCCGCTGACCCTGCGCGGGCTGACCCTGCGCAACCGCGTCGTCGTCTCCCCGATGGACATGTACTCCGCCGCCGACGGCGACGGCCTCCCCGGCGACTTCCACCTCGTCCACCTCGGCGCCCGCGCCCTCGGCGGCGCCGGCCTGGTCATGACCGAGATGGTCTGCGTCTCTCCGCAGGGCCGGATCACGCCCGGCTGCACCGGCCTCTACACCGACGCGCAGGCCGCCGCCTGGCGGCGCATCGCCGACTTCGTGCACACCTCCGCCCCCGGCACCGCCCTCGGCGTCCAGCTCGGCCACTCCGGCCGCAAGGGCTCCACCAGGCTCATGTGGGAGGGCATGGACGACCCCCTGCCCGAGGGCAACTGGCCCGTCGCCGCAGCCTCCCCGCTGCCCTACCGGCCCGGCGTCTCGCAGGTCCCCCGCGCCCTGGACCGCCGGGACCTCGCCGGGATCCGCGCCGACTTCGCGGCCGCCGCCGCCCGCGCCGCCGACTGCGGCTTCGACCTCCTCGAACTGCACTGCGCCCACGGCTACCTGCTGTCCGGATTCCTCTCGCCGCTCGCCAACCACCGCGAGGACGCCTACGGGGGCCCGCTGGAGAACCGGCTCCGCTTCCCCCTGGAGGTCTTCGACGCCGTCAGGGAGGTCTGGCCCGGGGACCGGCCCATGACCGTCCGGCTCTCCGCCACCGACTGGGCGCCCGGCGGCACCACCGCCGAGGACGCCGTCCGCATCGCCGCCGCCTTCGCCGCACACGGCGCCGACGCCATCGACGTCTCCACCGGGCAGGTCGTCCCCGACGAGGCCCCCGAATTCGGGCGCTCGTACCAGACCCCGTACGCCGACCGGATCCGCAACGCCCTCGGCGTCCCCGTCATCGCCGTCGGCGCCATCTCCTCCTGGGACGACGTCAACTCGCTGCTCCTCGCCGGCCGCGCCGACCTCTGCGCCCTCGGCCGCCCCCACCTGTACGACCCCCACTGGACCCTGCACGCGGCCGCCGACCAGGAGTACGCGGGACCGGCCGCCCCCTGGCCGGCCCCCTACCGCGCCGGCAGCCGCAAGCCGCCCACCGGAAAGGGCTGA
- a CDS encoding GNAT family N-acetyltransferase gives MTWTFTHDLAAYRAAAGAAVAADPVANTLLLTVEGALRRRGPHAFSDRDPVFGWWTGADGAVAGGFLCTPPYPLVLGRVPGEAVAALGEALRREPVLSGIGGFNARLADGERLAEAWGRPLGEPEVLRLYRLGELAAPEPAPRGRARAAAEADLPLVREWCASFAAEVGDPPPGEGAVRDRVAGGGMLLWEDAAGRPAGLAAFSPPDGGASRIGPVYTPPAHRRRGYAAGATHAAVGAARAAGAREVLLFADTANPTSTGVYLRLGFLPVEDRAVVVAR, from the coding sequence ATGACCTGGACCTTCACCCATGACCTGGCGGCCTACCGGGCCGCGGCCGGGGCGGCCGTCGCCGCCGACCCCGTGGCGAACACGCTGCTGCTGACCGTGGAGGGCGCGCTGCGGCGCCGCGGCCCGCATGCCTTCTCGGACCGGGACCCGGTGTTCGGCTGGTGGACCGGCGCGGACGGCGCGGTCGCGGGCGGGTTCCTGTGCACGCCGCCGTACCCGCTGGTCCTCGGCAGGGTGCCCGGCGAGGCGGTGGCCGCGCTGGGCGAGGCGCTGCGGCGGGAGCCGGTGCTGAGCGGGATCGGCGGGTTCAACGCCCGGCTCGCGGACGGCGAGCGGCTCGCGGAGGCCTGGGGGCGGCCGCTGGGCGAGCCGGAGGTGCTGCGGCTGTACCGGCTCGGGGAGCTCGCGGCGCCGGAGCCGGCGCCCCGGGGGCGGGCCCGGGCGGCCGCGGAGGCGGACCTGCCGCTGGTGCGGGAGTGGTGCGCCTCCTTCGCGGCGGAGGTCGGGGACCCGCCGCCCGGCGAGGGCGCCGTACGGGACCGGGTGGCCGGGGGCGGGATGCTGCTGTGGGAGGACGCCGCGGGCCGTCCGGCGGGGCTCGCCGCGTTCAGCCCGCCCGACGGCGGGGCCTCCCGGATCGGCCCGGTGTACACGCCGCCCGCACACCGGCGGCGCGGGTACGCGGCGGGCGCGACGCACGCGGCGGTGGGCGCGGCCCGGGCGGCGGGCGCCCGGGAGGTGCTGCTGTTCGCGGACACGGCGAACCCGACGAGCACGGGCGTCTACCTGCGGCTCGGCTTCCTGCCGGTGGAGGACCGGGCGGTGGTCGTGGCGCGCTGA
- a CDS encoding PaaX family transcriptional regulator, protein MAEQHTPRSLIVTFYGAYGRAFEGPVPVSALVRLLGAADVDAPSVRSSVSRLKRRGFLLPARAADGSAGYELSGEARQLLDDGDRRIYGDRAVRGTGEWLVAVFSVPEQERHKRHLLRSRLARLGFGSVAPGVWIAPAHLYEETGHTLDRLHLTAYVELFRGTHLGFAPTAEAVARWWDLTALAKAHEEFLDRHEPVLRALQQGGSPTPEQAYRDYLRALDGWRRLPYADPGLPHDLLPADWPGDRAAAVFAELHARLRDTGARFVQQ, encoded by the coding sequence GTGGCCGAGCAGCACACTCCGCGATCCCTGATCGTCACCTTCTACGGCGCCTACGGGCGGGCCTTCGAGGGGCCCGTACCCGTGTCGGCGCTGGTCCGCCTGCTGGGCGCCGCGGACGTGGACGCCCCGTCGGTGCGCTCCTCGGTGTCCCGGCTCAAGCGGCGCGGCTTCCTGCTGCCCGCTCGGGCGGCGGACGGCTCCGCGGGGTACGAGCTCTCCGGCGAGGCGCGGCAGCTCCTCGACGACGGCGACCGGCGCATCTACGGCGACCGGGCCGTCCGGGGCACCGGCGAATGGCTGGTGGCCGTCTTCTCCGTCCCGGAGCAGGAGCGGCACAAGCGGCACCTGCTGCGCTCCCGGCTGGCGCGGCTGGGCTTCGGCTCGGTGGCCCCCGGGGTGTGGATCGCCCCGGCCCACCTGTACGAGGAGACGGGGCACACCCTGGACCGGCTGCACCTGACGGCGTACGTGGAGCTGTTCCGCGGCACGCACCTGGGCTTCGCGCCGACGGCGGAGGCGGTGGCCCGCTGGTGGGACCTGACCGCGCTGGCCAAGGCGCACGAGGAGTTCCTCGACCGGCACGAGCCGGTGCTGCGCGCCCTCCAGCAGGGCGGCTCGCCGACGCCGGAGCAGGCCTACCGGGACTACTTGCGGGCCCTGGACGGCTGGCGGCGCCTGCCGTACGCCGACCCGGGGCTGCCGCACGACCTGCTGCCCGCGGACTGGCCGGGCGACCGGGCGGCGGCCGTCTTCGCCGAGCTGCACGCCCGTCTGCGGGACACGGGCGCCCGCTTCGTGCAGCAGTAG
- a CDS encoding AMP-binding protein, translated as MELKPSAHADTFARDHLPPPHAWPDLLFELPELAYPDRLNCAAELLDATVARFGPDRPAFRDGSGETWSYGELRDRVDRIARVLTADLGVVPGNRVLLRGPTGPWLAACWLAVVKAGAVAVTVLAQQRAHELATVCAMARVGHALCHASVLEDLARAEVPGLRITPYGGTGPQDLLRLAERHTEPFPAVATSADDVALIAFTSGTTGRPKGCMHFHRDVLSVADTFSRSVLRPRPDDVFAGSPPLGFTFGLGGLVVFPLRAGACALLLEQAGPRALLPALAEHRVTVLFTAPTAYRAMLDALDGGGEDAAGGKGYDLSALRRCVSAGENLPAATWQAWYERTGLRIINGIGATELLHIFISAADDDIRPGTTGRVVPGWQARVVDRAGRPVADDEPGLLAVRGPVGCRYLADPRQEEYVRDGWNLTGDTYVRDSDGYFRYVARADDMIVSAGHNIAGPEVEEALLRHPDVAEAAVVGRPDERRGQIVVAYAVPRPGAALTEEALREYMRAELAPHKCPRAFVFLPALPRTPTGKLQRFRLRDLE; from the coding sequence TTGGAGCTCAAGCCTTCGGCCCACGCCGACACCTTCGCGCGCGACCACCTGCCGCCGCCGCACGCGTGGCCGGACCTGCTCTTCGAACTGCCCGAACTGGCCTATCCGGACCGCCTCAACTGCGCGGCGGAGCTCCTCGACGCCACCGTCGCCCGGTTCGGACCGGACCGCCCCGCCTTCCGCGACGGCAGCGGCGAGACCTGGTCGTACGGGGAGCTGCGCGACCGGGTGGACCGCATCGCCCGCGTCCTGACGGCCGACCTCGGGGTGGTGCCGGGCAACCGGGTGCTGCTGCGCGGCCCGACCGGCCCGTGGCTCGCCGCCTGCTGGCTCGCCGTGGTCAAGGCCGGCGCGGTCGCCGTCACCGTCCTGGCGCAGCAGCGGGCGCACGAGCTGGCGACGGTGTGCGCGATGGCCCGGGTGGGGCACGCCCTGTGCCACGCGTCGGTGCTGGAGGACCTGGCCCGGGCGGAGGTGCCAGGCCTGCGCATCACCCCGTACGGCGGGACGGGCCCGCAGGACCTGCTCCGGCTCGCCGAACGGCACACGGAGCCGTTCCCGGCGGTGGCGACGTCCGCGGACGACGTCGCACTGATCGCGTTCACCTCGGGCACCACCGGCCGCCCCAAGGGCTGCATGCACTTCCACCGGGACGTGCTCTCCGTCGCCGACACCTTCTCCCGCAGCGTCCTGCGCCCCCGGCCCGACGACGTCTTCGCGGGGAGCCCGCCGCTCGGCTTCACCTTCGGCCTCGGCGGCCTGGTCGTCTTCCCGCTGCGCGCCGGGGCCTGCGCCCTGCTGCTGGAGCAGGCCGGGCCACGCGCGCTGCTGCCGGCCCTGGCGGAGCACCGGGTCACGGTCCTGTTCACCGCGCCCACCGCGTACCGGGCGATGCTGGACGCGCTGGACGGCGGCGGGGAGGACGCAGCCGGCGGCAAGGGGTACGACCTCTCCGCGCTGCGCCGCTGCGTCTCGGCGGGCGAGAACCTCCCCGCCGCGACCTGGCAGGCCTGGTACGAGCGGACCGGGCTGCGGATCATCAACGGGATCGGCGCGACGGAGCTGCTGCACATCTTCATCTCCGCCGCGGACGACGACATCCGCCCCGGCACCACCGGCCGGGTCGTGCCCGGCTGGCAGGCCCGCGTGGTGGACCGCGCCGGCCGGCCTGTCGCGGACGACGAGCCGGGCCTGCTCGCCGTGCGCGGCCCGGTCGGCTGCCGCTACCTGGCCGACCCGCGGCAGGAGGAGTACGTACGGGACGGCTGGAATCTCACCGGCGACACGTACGTCCGGGACTCGGACGGCTACTTCCGGTACGTCGCCCGCGCCGACGACATGATCGTCTCCGCCGGCCACAACATCGCCGGCCCGGAGGTCGAGGAGGCCCTGCTGCGCCACCCGGACGTGGCGGAGGCCGCCGTCGTGGGCCGCCCGGACGAGCGGCGCGGCCAGATCGTCGTGGCGTACGCCGTCCCCCGGCCGGGCGCGGCCCTGACGGAGGAGGCCCTGCGGGAGTACATGCGCGCCGAGCTGGCCCCGCACAAGTGCCCCCGGGCGTTCGTCTTCCTCCCGGCCCTGCCGCGGACCCCGACGGGAAAACTTCAGCGGTTCCGGCTCCGCGATCTAGAGTGA
- a CDS encoding acyl-CoA dehydrogenase family protein, whose product MTGFALGAEQEQWCGQLRELSAARLRPLADKGEPGRVNRPLLAELGALGLLDRLFTSGALELCLLRESLAYGCTEAETALALQGLGAHPVLSAGTDAQREHWLPQVRAGRAVAAFALSEPGAGSDAAALALAAEPDSGRGAAGGWRLSGEKCWISNAPEADFYTVFARTGEGPAAKGVTAFLVPAGRPGLSGEPLEMLSPHPIGRLVFDGVPVGPEDLLGRPGRGFAVAMATLNLFRPSVGAFAVGMARAALDATLAHTARRPAFGGVLADLQAVGHRVAEMATRTEAARLLVYAAAGAYDAGDADVPRRSAMAKLLATETAQYVVDHAVQLHGAAALRRGHLLEHLYREVRAPRIYEGASEVQRTIIARELYR is encoded by the coding sequence ATGACCGGATTCGCGCTCGGAGCGGAACAGGAGCAGTGGTGCGGGCAGCTGCGCGAGCTGTCGGCCGCGCGGCTGCGTCCGCTGGCGGACAAGGGGGAGCCGGGCCGGGTCAACCGCCCGCTGCTCGCGGAGCTCGGCGCGCTGGGCCTGCTGGACCGGCTCTTCACCTCGGGCGCGCTGGAGCTGTGCCTGCTGCGGGAGTCCCTCGCGTACGGGTGCACGGAGGCGGAGACGGCGCTGGCCCTCCAGGGGCTCGGGGCGCACCCGGTGCTCAGTGCGGGCACGGACGCGCAGCGGGAGCACTGGCTGCCGCAGGTGCGGGCCGGGCGGGCGGTGGCGGCCTTCGCGCTGAGCGAGCCGGGCGCCGGCTCGGACGCGGCGGCGCTGGCGCTCGCGGCGGAGCCCGACTCCGGCCGCGGGGCGGCGGGCGGCTGGCGGCTCAGCGGGGAGAAGTGCTGGATCTCCAACGCCCCGGAGGCCGACTTCTACACGGTCTTCGCCCGCACCGGCGAGGGTCCGGCGGCGAAGGGCGTCACGGCGTTCCTCGTCCCGGCCGGCCGGCCCGGACTGTCCGGGGAGCCGCTGGAGATGCTCTCCCCGCACCCCATCGGCAGACTGGTCTTCGACGGGGTCCCCGTCGGCCCGGAGGACCTGCTGGGCCGGCCCGGACGCGGCTTCGCCGTGGCGATGGCCACGCTCAACCTGTTCCGGCCCAGCGTCGGCGCGTTCGCGGTGGGCATGGCCCGCGCCGCCCTCGACGCGACGCTCGCGCACACCGCCCGCCGCCCCGCGTTCGGCGGGGTGCTCGCCGACCTCCAGGCGGTCGGGCACCGGGTCGCGGAGATGGCCACCCGGACCGAGGCGGCCCGGCTGCTCGTCTACGCGGCCGCGGGCGCGTACGACGCGGGCGACGCGGACGTCCCCCGCCGATCGGCCATGGCCAAGCTCCTCGCGACGGAGACGGCGCAGTACGTGGTGGACCACGCCGTGCAGCTGCACGGGGCCGCCGCCCTGCGGCGGGGGCACCTGCTGGAGCACCTGTACCGGGAAGTCAGGGCCCCGCGCATCTACGAGGGCGCGAGCGAGGTCCAGCGCACGATCATCGCGCGGGAGCTGTACCGGTGA
- a CDS encoding aminopeptidase P family protein: MTEAPSRLNTGSHDLPVSPELSRYMAGNWAPSPLPDSERVSAYAVTPARRARLSARFPGERLVVPAGELKVRSNDCDFRFRPHSAYAWLTGLTGEDQVGHVLVMEPSGPHGHEAVLYLRPRSPRTGGSEEFYRDRRYGEFWVGRRPDLAEAERLTGLRCAHLESLGDPVGRNAATDAELATALSELRLVKDAWEVGQLQLAVDHTAAGFEDVVRALPRALAHPRGERWIEGVFGLRARAEGNGTGYDTIAASGAHACVLHWIRNDGRLDPGELLLLDAGVETDTLYTADITRTLPLSGRFSPVQRQVYELVLAAQEAGIAALRPGASFRDFHRAGMRVIAEGLADWGVLKDAEGDLHRRYTLCSSGHMLGLDVHDCAKARADTYLDGVLEEGQVLTVEPGLYLQPDDETLPPELRGIGVRIEDDLVVTATGARLMSGALPRTVAGIEEWMGGLLEG; this comes from the coding sequence GTGACCGAAGCCCCCTCCCGCCTCAACACCGGGAGTCACGATCTGCCGGTATCGCCTGAGTTGTCCCGGTACATGGCCGGCAACTGGGCCCCGTCGCCCCTGCCGGACTCCGAGCGCGTCTCCGCGTACGCCGTCACCCCCGCCCGCCGCGCCCGCCTGTCCGCGCGCTTCCCCGGCGAGCGGTTGGTCGTCCCCGCGGGCGAGCTGAAGGTCCGCTCCAACGACTGCGACTTCCGCTTCCGCCCGCACAGCGCGTACGCCTGGCTCACCGGGCTCACCGGCGAGGACCAGGTCGGCCACGTGCTCGTGATGGAGCCCTCCGGCCCCCACGGCCACGAGGCCGTGCTGTACCTGCGTCCGCGCTCCCCGCGCACCGGCGGCAGCGAGGAGTTCTACCGGGACCGCCGGTACGGGGAGTTCTGGGTCGGCCGCCGCCCCGACCTCGCGGAGGCGGAGCGCCTGACCGGGCTGCGCTGCGCCCACCTGGAGTCACTGGGCGACCCGGTCGGCCGCAATGCCGCCACCGACGCCGAGCTGGCCACGGCCCTGTCGGAGCTGCGCCTGGTCAAGGACGCCTGGGAGGTCGGGCAGCTCCAGCTGGCCGTCGACCACACCGCCGCCGGGTTCGAGGACGTCGTACGGGCGCTGCCGCGCGCGCTCGCCCACCCGCGCGGCGAGCGGTGGATCGAGGGGGTCTTCGGCCTGCGCGCCCGGGCGGAGGGCAACGGCACCGGCTACGACACCATCGCCGCGTCCGGCGCGCACGCGTGCGTGCTGCACTGGATCCGCAACGACGGGCGGCTCGACCCGGGCGAGCTGCTGCTGCTCGACGCCGGCGTCGAGACCGACACGCTCTACACGGCCGACATCACGCGCACCCTCCCGCTGTCGGGGCGCTTCTCCCCCGTCCAGCGGCAGGTGTACGAGCTGGTGCTCGCGGCGCAGGAGGCGGGCATCGCCGCACTGCGGCCGGGGGCGAGCTTCCGCGACTTCCACCGGGCCGGGATGCGGGTGATCGCGGAGGGCCTGGCGGACTGGGGCGTGCTCAAGGACGCCGAGGGCGACCTGCACCGCCGGTACACGCTGTGCAGCAGCGGCCACATGCTGGGGCTCGACGTCCACGACTGCGCGAAGGCGCGGGCGGACACGTACCTGGACGGGGTACTGGAGGAGGGCCAGGTCCTGACGGTCGAGCCGGGCCTCTACCTCCAGCCGGACGACGAGACGCTGCCGCCGGAGCTGCGCGGCATCGGGGTGCGCATCGAGGACGACCTGGTCGTCACCGCGACAGGGGCCCGGCTGATGTCGGGGGCCCTGCCGCGGACGGTGGCCGGGATCGAGGAGTGGATGGGCGGCCTGCTGGAGGGTTGA